A single Nostoc sp. PCC 7107 DNA region contains:
- a CDS encoding efflux RND transporter periplasmic adaptor subunit codes for MKLDTSTPVDSSALPSEPKTRKKYNWLPWLLILGLLGGISYGIYYRVAVMPRQEARQKTLTQSVERQNLAIAVSANGTVKPERSINVSPKNSGVLKTLLVKEGDFVKQGQILAYMDDSNLRGNLTQAQGQLAQAEANLQKAQAGNRPQDIAQAQAQLAQAEANLQKVEAGNRPQDIAQAQARLRSAQATLVQAEDDLRRNQELYNSGAISLQTVIQKRSTRDSAQAQVNEAQQALALQQAGSRSEDIQQARATVKQQQEAVALLKAGTRQEDIEVARAQVTSARGSLQNIQAQINDTIIRAPFDGLVTQKFSDPGAFVTPTTSGSAVSSATSSSILALASTNQVVANLSESNIAKIRIGQPVTIKADAYPGKVFAGKVSQIAAQATVEQNVTSFQVKASLSDPQNLLRSGMNVDMEFQVGEVENALVVPTAAVVRRERATGVYVLGADDQPTFTRIETGVTVNNFTEVKSGLTGNEKVLLSFPPGSRPQSTPRGGVFPGVGGGGGRSSGGGGRSGGNAN; via the coding sequence ATGAAACTTGATACATCAACCCCTGTAGATTCATCAGCTTTACCTTCAGAGCCGAAAACCAGAAAAAAGTATAATTGGCTACCGTGGCTACTAATACTGGGGCTGTTGGGTGGGATTAGCTATGGTATTTATTACAGAGTAGCCGTAATGCCACGCCAAGAAGCCAGACAAAAAACCTTAACACAGTCAGTAGAAAGACAAAATTTAGCGATCGCAGTTTCCGCTAATGGTACAGTCAAGCCGGAACGTTCTATTAACGTCAGTCCCAAAAATTCGGGAGTACTCAAAACACTGCTAGTTAAAGAAGGCGATTTTGTCAAACAAGGGCAAATTCTTGCTTACATGGATGATTCCAACCTGCGGGGAAATTTGACTCAAGCCCAAGGACAACTCGCACAAGCCGAAGCAAATCTGCAAAAAGCCCAAGCAGGTAATCGCCCTCAAGATATTGCCCAAGCGCAAGCGCAACTAGCCCAAGCTGAAGCAAATCTACAAAAAGTCGAAGCAGGTAATCGCCCTCAAGATATTGCCCAAGCGCAAGCACGTTTAAGAAGCGCCCAAGCTACTCTAGTACAAGCAGAAGATGATTTACGCCGCAATCAGGAACTATACAACTCTGGCGCTATTTCCCTGCAAACAGTCATTCAAAAACGGTCAACCCGTGATAGCGCCCAAGCCCAAGTCAATGAAGCACAACAAGCATTAGCACTGCAACAAGCAGGTTCACGCTCAGAAGATATTCAACAAGCCAGGGCTACAGTTAAACAGCAACAAGAAGCTGTAGCCTTGTTAAAAGCTGGAACCCGTCAAGAAGATATTGAAGTCGCCCGCGCTCAAGTCACATCGGCTCGTGGCTCATTGCAAAACATTCAAGCTCAAATTAATGACACTATCATCCGCGCACCTTTTGATGGTCTGGTGACGCAAAAATTCTCAGATCCTGGCGCTTTTGTCACTCCCACAACTTCAGGTAGCGCCGTTTCTTCAGCTACATCTTCTTCAATTTTGGCCTTAGCCTCAACAAATCAAGTTGTAGCTAACTTATCAGAATCAAATATTGCCAAAATTCGCATTGGTCAACCAGTGACAATTAAAGCCGATGCTTACCCAGGTAAAGTTTTTGCAGGTAAAGTCAGCCAAATTGCGGCTCAAGCAACTGTCGAGCAGAACGTTACCAGTTTTCAGGTCAAAGCTTCTTTGTCTGACCCGCAAAACTTACTCCGGTCTGGGATGAACGTAGATATGGAATTTCAAGTTGGTGAAGTAGAAAATGCTTTAGTTGTACCCACAGCGGCAGTTGTAAGGCGAGAACGTGCCACAGGCGTGTATGTTTTAGGCGCAGATGATCAACCTACATTTACTCGGATTGAAACAGGCGTTACCGTCAATAATTTTACAGAAGTTAAGTCGGGATTAACAGGCAACGAAAAAGTCTTGCTGAGTTTCCCGCCTGGTTCCAGACCACAGTCAACACCACGGGGCGGTGTATTCCCTGGTGTCGGCGGTGGGGGTGGTCGTTCTTCTGGTGGAGGTGGTCGTTCTGGTGGTAATGCTAATTAA